A DNA window from Aminipila luticellarii contains the following coding sequences:
- the trmD gene encoding tRNA (guanosine(37)-N1)-methyltransferase TrmD, which yields MKINVLTLFPEMFEPVVGGSILGRAKKKGILDINLINIRDFSQDKHKKADDYPFGGGVGMVMLADPVFRALESISGQGKKALYMSPRGEVLNHEKIRQISKEEELIILCGHYEGIDERILEYWNMEEVSIGDYVLTGGELPAMVLIDSVARLIPEVLAGEESAEEESIYSGLLEYPQYTKPREYRGMMVPEVLFNGNHKLIALWKYEKSLELTRDRRPDLFQRYLKGHGELSKEQLKILKKVESAVEKV from the coding sequence ATGAAGATAAACGTATTGACGCTTTTCCCGGAAATGTTCGAACCTGTTGTGGGGGGCAGCATTCTGGGAAGAGCCAAAAAAAAAGGAATATTGGACATCAATCTGATCAATATCAGGGATTTCAGTCAGGACAAGCATAAAAAAGCGGATGATTATCCTTTTGGCGGTGGAGTGGGTATGGTCATGCTGGCGGATCCGGTTTTTCGCGCTCTGGAATCCATCTCCGGGCAAGGGAAAAAGGCTTTATACATGTCTCCCCGGGGCGAGGTTCTCAATCACGAAAAAATACGGCAGATTTCCAAGGAAGAGGAGCTGATTATTCTCTGCGGGCATTACGAAGGCATTGACGAAAGAATTTTGGAATATTGGAACATGGAGGAAGTCTCCATAGGCGATTATGTCCTTACAGGCGGAGAGCTTCCGGCAATGGTTCTGATCGATTCCGTTGCCAGACTGATTCCGGAAGTTTTAGCCGGTGAAGAATCCGCAGAAGAAGAGTCCATTTATTCCGGATTGCTGGAGTATCCCCAATACACAAAGCCCAGAGAATACAGAGGTATGATGGTTCCCGAAGTCCTTTTTAATGGAAACCACAAGCTCATAGCTTTATGGAAATATGAGAAATCTCTGGAGCTGACGAGGGACAGGAGACCGGACTTGTTTCAACGATATTTAAAGGGACATGGAGAGTTATCTAAAGAACAACTTAAAATACTAAAGAAAGTTGAAAGTGCAGTGGAAAAGGTGTAA
- a CDS encoding KH domain-containing protein, whose amino-acid sequence MVKLVETIAKSLVDDPDAVEVKEVEGKQAVVIELRVAPNDMGKVIGKQGRIAKALRTVVKAAATKANKKVVVEIVQ is encoded by the coding sequence ATGGTAAAACTCGTTGAAACAATTGCAAAGTCACTTGTAGACGACCCAGATGCCGTTGAGGTCAAAGAGGTTGAAGGCAAGCAGGCGGTTGTAATAGAACTGAGAGTTGCACCCAATGATATGGGAAAGGTGATTGGCAAACAGGGACGAATTGCAAAGGCTCTTCGTACAGTTGTCAAGGCTGCCGCAACAAAAGCAAATAAGAAAGTCGTTGTAGAAATTGTACAGTAA
- the lspA gene encoding signal peptidase II, translated as MYYIVIIAAVMLDQLVKYAVRSNMDLYETIPVIDGIFHITYIQNTGAAFSMFSGHTGVLALITAIITIGILVYLHKLKKTTHWLMLMSLSLIVAGGVGNIADRIFLKYVVDFLDLRIWPIFNLADVYVCCGCGLLILYIFFVEPKLKGQKDV; from the coding sequence ATGTACTATATCGTAATTATTGCCGCCGTAATGCTGGATCAGCTGGTCAAGTATGCCGTCCGGTCGAATATGGATTTATATGAGACGATTCCCGTCATTGACGGCATATTTCATATAACCTATATACAAAACACAGGAGCGGCATTCAGTATGTTCAGTGGGCATACAGGGGTGCTGGCGCTCATAACAGCCATCATTACCATAGGTATACTTGTATATCTGCATAAGCTGAAAAAAACCACACATTGGCTGATGCTGATGTCCTTGTCACTGATTGTGGCCGGCGGGGTAGGCAATATTGCAGACAGAATCTTTTTAAAATATGTTGTAGATTTTTTGGATCTAAGAATCTGGCCTATTTTTAATCTGGCTGATGTATATGTGTGCTGTGGGTGCGGGCTTTTAATCCTGTATATTTTTTTCGTAGAACCAAAACTAAAGGGGCAAAAGGACGTCTGA
- a CDS encoding HlyD family efflux transporter periplasmic adaptor subunit, translating to MQWKRCKITRVSILTKGKKRGLLFYMIALISLGIITQLVPEVTGALTKTEILQYENMQITDEVTCYFVRNETVHLAANAGAINYYIENGVKVRKNTKILDITPHSAGSDTSEYADMITRLGKTDVTLTQMNSARTGIVSYYVDGYEGYFTPEKMSRLKYKDVEGVKYKPVNLTRKTTLAGEPLFKICENNYWYMIAWVDPSNIAKYEVGNTVKVDLPMGQVKASVEQMVDQGEKWLVIMKTTMYYEDFTKIRSAKATVITQDYSGIKVRNSSITTEKGIIGVYIKSKNGDFVFKPVKIITSDGDYSLVSVSSFYDKDGKEVSTVEIYDEILKNPKQDYKADGKNIKE from the coding sequence GTGCAGTGGAAAAGGTGTAAAATAACAAGGGTGAGTATTTTGACAAAAGGAAAAAAAAGAGGCCTGCTGTTTTATATGATAGCACTCATATCTCTGGGCATAATAACACAGTTAGTGCCTGAAGTGACAGGGGCACTTACGAAAACAGAGATTCTTCAATATGAGAATATGCAGATAACCGATGAAGTGACCTGTTATTTTGTTAGGAATGAGACGGTTCATCTGGCGGCAAATGCCGGAGCAATTAATTATTATATTGAAAATGGTGTCAAGGTAAGAAAGAATACAAAGATTCTGGATATCACTCCGCATTCTGCGGGCAGTGACACTTCTGAGTATGCGGATATGATTACCAGACTGGGCAAAACGGATGTTACCCTTACCCAGATGAACAGCGCACGAACCGGAATCGTCAGTTACTATGTGGACGGATATGAAGGATATTTTACTCCTGAGAAAATGAGCCGTTTAAAGTATAAAGACGTGGAAGGCGTGAAATATAAGCCGGTGAATCTTACGAGAAAGACAACCTTGGCAGGGGAGCCGCTGTTTAAAATATGTGAAAATAATTACTGGTACATGATTGCATGGGTCGATCCCAGCAATATTGCCAAGTACGAGGTGGGCAACACGGTTAAAGTGGATCTGCCCATGGGTCAGGTAAAGGCCAGCGTTGAGCAGATGGTCGATCAGGGTGAAAAGTGGCTCGTGATTATGAAAACGACCATGTATTACGAAGATTTTACAAAGATAAGAAGTGCAAAAGCCACAGTCATTACTCAAGATTATTCGGGAATTAAAGTCAGAAACTCCAGTATTACTACCGAGAAAGGCATTATAGGAGTGTACATAAAATCCAAAAATGGAGATTTTGTTTTTAAGCCTGTAAAAATTATCACAAGTGATGGGGATTATTCGCTGGTTTCTGTTTCCAGCTTTTATGATAAGGATGGGAAAGAAGTCAGCACGGTAGAAATTTATGATGAGATATTAAAAAATCCAAAACAGGATTATAAAGCAGATGGAAAAAATATAAAAGAATAA
- a CDS encoding YggT family protein, whose amino-acid sequence MKFLLINAISWFADILIFLLLARAVLSWFITGQYNSLYKMYGVICNLTEPIVAPCRKLSMKLNTGMLDLSVFFAFFLVSIARKLIITLLLIIM is encoded by the coding sequence ATGAAGTTTTTATTAATTAATGCAATAAGTTGGTTTGCCGATATACTAATATTTTTGCTTTTAGCCAGAGCTGTTCTAAGCTGGTTCATTACAGGACAGTATAACAGCCTATATAAAATGTATGGAGTTATATGCAATCTGACGGAACCGATCGTCGCTCCATGCAGAAAACTTTCTATGAAATTAAATACAGGTATGTTGGATTTATCCGTATTCTTTGCATTTTTTCTCGTATCGATTGCCCGAAAGCTTATCATAACACTATTGCTAATCATTATGTAG
- the rpsP gene encoding 30S ribosomal protein S16, which produces MVKIRLKRMGANKKPFYRVVVADSRAPRDGKFIEEVGTYNPLTDPATINIDGEKVKTWLGNGAQPTETVRALLKKSGIIE; this is translated from the coding sequence ATGGTAAAAATCAGATTAAAGAGAATGGGCGCAAATAAAAAGCCTTTTTACAGAGTAGTAGTTGCAGATTCAAGAGCGCCGAGAGACGGTAAGTTCATTGAAGAAGTTGGAACATACAATCCACTGACAGATCCTGCTACAATTAATATTGACGGAGAAAAGGTAAAGACATGGTTAGGAAACGGAGCACAGCCTACAGAAACTGTAAGAGCTCTGTTAAAAAAATCAGGAATCATTGAATAA
- a CDS encoding YggS family pyridoxal phosphate-dependent enzyme gives MSIKENIDQINKIKNEAAVKAGRNGEDILLVAVTKTRPPEDLNAAIDAGITDIGENKVQEIMDKYDFVKPVRWHLIGHLQTNKVKYIIDKVSMIHSVDSIKLADEINKRAEQHNLTMDILIQVNAAQEESKFGITTDETEEMIHYILENCPNIRLRGLMCIAPFEENPDDARVFFAQVKEQYDRFSKIQHERLDFKYLSMGMSHDFEVAIAEGSNLIRVGTAIFGARNYNKTV, from the coding sequence ATGTCTATTAAAGAAAATATTGATCAGATCAACAAAATAAAAAATGAGGCGGCTGTTAAAGCCGGAAGAAACGGAGAGGATATTCTTCTCGTTGCGGTAACAAAGACAAGGCCTCCGGAAGATCTGAACGCAGCCATAGATGCAGGAATTACAGATATTGGTGAAAATAAAGTGCAGGAAATCATGGACAAGTATGATTTTGTAAAACCTGTAAGATGGCATTTGATTGGACACCTGCAGACCAATAAGGTAAAATATATTATTGATAAGGTATCCATGATTCATTCCGTAGATTCCATAAAACTAGCCGATGAAATAAATAAACGAGCAGAACAGCATAACCTGACTATGGACATCCTGATTCAGGTAAATGCCGCACAGGAAGAGAGCAAATTTGGGATCACCACCGATGAGACAGAAGAGATGATCCATTATATTTTAGAAAATTGTCCCAATATAAGGCTGAGAGGCTTGATGTGTATAGCACCTTTTGAAGAGAACCCTGATGATGCAAGGGTATTCTTTGCTCAGGTAAAAGAGCAATATGACCGGTTCTCAAAAATACAGCACGAAAGATTGGATTTTAAGTATTTGTCAATGGGCATGTCACATGATTTTGAAGTTGCTATTGCAGAAGGTTCAAACCTTATCAGAGTAGGAACTGCGATCTTTGGGGCACGAAACTACAATAAAACCGTATAG
- a CDS encoding DivIVA domain-containing protein, with translation MITPLDIQNKEFSKGVRGYKEEEVDSFLDILTIDLEKIIGENAVLKEEVKHLGSELEKYRSSETAVVETLEAAKALMRDIAVSSEKRAEILLKNAELDAQLITREAKESVERLTEESANLKNRFVTFKSKYKNLLESELERFDALSNEIFTEFGGLESKNSDMLQQSETKRTKNSDRDQKTKIISEIESGMDDLKKTMINLRVGDGAQE, from the coding sequence ATGATTACTCCATTAGATATACAGAACAAAGAATTTTCTAAAGGCGTCAGGGGCTATAAAGAAGAAGAAGTAGATAGCTTCTTAGACATTTTGACGATTGATCTGGAAAAGATAATTGGTGAAAACGCTGTTTTGAAGGAAGAAGTAAAGCATTTAGGCAGTGAGCTTGAAAAATACCGAAGCTCCGAAACAGCTGTGGTGGAAACTCTGGAGGCAGCCAAAGCTCTCATGAGAGATATTGCTGTAAGCTCAGAGAAAAGAGCAGAAATCTTATTAAAAAATGCAGAGCTGGATGCGCAGCTGATTACCAGAGAAGCAAAAGAATCTGTAGAAAGATTGACGGAAGAAAGTGCAAATTTGAAAAATCGGTTTGTTACGTTTAAATCAAAATATAAAAATTTATTGGAATCAGAATTGGAACGGTTTGACGCGCTGAGCAATGAAATATTTACGGAATTTGGCGGCTTGGAATCCAAAAACAGCGATATGCTGCAGCAATCTGAGACTAAAAGGACAAAAAATAGTGACAGAGATCAAAAAACAAAAATTATTTCAGAAATTGAATCAGGAATGGATGATTTAAAAAAGACCATGATAAATTTGAGGGTAGGAGATGGAGCTCAAGAATAG
- a CDS encoding cell division protein SepF, which yields MGLFGVFKDLVGIEDVEDDIQEEETQAAELERKSIETRNSFTAPRPEIREPKVVAMQGKPMSANTVPFKMVVIEPKGFDECPKLVDNLKSKKPIIINLEKIESDTARKIFDFLSGATYAVNGNVQKIANNIFVFAPENVDILANVDHKGIDFNGNAKSPWR from the coding sequence ATGGGACTTTTTGGAGTGTTTAAAGATTTGGTTGGTATAGAAGATGTAGAGGATGACATTCAGGAAGAAGAAACTCAGGCCGCTGAGCTTGAAAGAAAGTCTATCGAAACCAGAAACTCGTTCACGGCACCAAGACCGGAGATCAGGGAACCCAAGGTAGTAGCTATGCAAGGCAAACCGATGTCAGCAAATACCGTTCCGTTTAAAATGGTGGTCATAGAACCCAAGGGATTCGACGAATGCCCTAAACTGGTAGATAATTTAAAATCAAAAAAACCGATTATTATCAATCTTGAAAAGATTGAATCGGATACTGCAAGAAAAATCTTTGATTTTTTAAGCGGTGCTACATATGCTGTGAATGGAAATGTGCAGAAGATTGCAAATAATATTTTTGTGTTTGCACCTGAAAATGTAGATATTTTAGCTAATGTTGACCATAAGGGCATTGACTTTAATGGAAATGCAAAAAGCCCCTGGAGGTAA
- the rimM gene encoding ribosome maturation factor RimM (Essential for efficient processing of 16S rRNA): MEKIKIGQIVNVVALKGEVKLYHYSDYKERFEELQYIYVEDQKVKIEKVRYMKEMVILKLEGVNDRDAAEALKGKEVYIGENQLRELPEGTYYIRDLIGLEVRDQENHKIGTLKNVIQNSAQDLYEIELENKKTTLIPAVEEFLLDINVEEKYIKVKLIEGILDL; the protein is encoded by the coding sequence ATGGAAAAAATTAAAATAGGCCAGATTGTAAATGTGGTTGCCCTTAAAGGAGAGGTAAAACTCTATCATTATTCTGATTATAAAGAGCGGTTCGAGGAGCTCCAATATATTTACGTGGAAGATCAGAAGGTAAAGATCGAAAAGGTACGCTACATGAAGGAGATGGTCATCCTAAAACTGGAAGGTGTCAATGACAGAGATGCAGCGGAGGCTTTAAAAGGGAAAGAAGTATATATCGGAGAGAATCAGCTAAGGGAGCTTCCGGAAGGAACGTATTATATACGAGATTTAATCGGACTTGAAGTCCGGGATCAGGAAAATCATAAAATTGGAACCTTAAAAAATGTGATACAGAACAGTGCACAGGACTTGTATGAAATTGAACTTGAAAATAAAAAGACAACTCTGATCCCGGCAGTGGAAGAGTTTCTTTTGGATATAAATGTAGAAGAGAAGTATATAAAAGTTAAACTGATAGAAGGTATATTAGACTTATAG